The following are encoded in a window of Arvicanthis niloticus isolate mArvNil1 chromosome 1, mArvNil1.pat.X, whole genome shotgun sequence genomic DNA:
- the LOC143441316 gene encoding optic atrophy 3 protein homolog isoform X1 encodes MEPALKPDEVYHWVEMRTKMRIMGFHAEAIKPLNEEAAAELGANLLGEAIIFATAGSCLLLEFWRQKSSKRRKEVARVATVLSLREDVDHLEDVLDELQVQVQAALPRNALDELRAELRAELRAELRAELRAELQEELQAEFQVELQAFRTRISEERFEPEIEPEPQCPEAPE; translated from the exons ATGGAGCCAGCCCTCAAACCTGACGAGG TGTACCACTGGGTAGAGATGCGGACCAAGATGCGCATCATGGGCTTCCATGCTGAGGCCATCAAGCCACTGAATGAGGAGGCAGCAGCGGAGCTGGGTGCAAACCTGCTAGGCGAAGCCATCATCTTCGCCACTGCGGGCAGCTGTCTACTGCTGGAGTTCTGGCGCCAGAAGTCATCTAAACGCCGCAAGGAAGTGGCGCGCGTGGCCACAGTGCTGTCGCTGCGGGAGGATGTGGACCACCTGGAGGACGTGCTGGATGAattgcaggtgcaggtgcaggcaGCATTGCCCAGGAACGCACTGGATGAACTGCGGGCGGAGCTGCGGGCAGAGCTGCGGGCAGAGTTGCGAGCAGAGCTGCGAGCCGAGCTGCAGGAGGAGCTGCAGGCGGAGTTTCAAGTGGAGCTGCAGGCATTCAGAACCCGGATCAGTGAAGAGCGCTTTGAGCCAGAGATCGAGCCTGAACCCCAGTGCCCTGAGGCCCCCGAGTAG
- the LOC143441316 gene encoding optic atrophy 3 protein homolog isoform X2 yields MRTKMRIMGFHAEAIKPLNEEAAAELGANLLGEAIIFATAGSCLLLEFWRQKSSKRRKEVARVATVLSLREDVDHLEDVLDELQVQVQAALPRNALDELRAELRAELRAELRAELRAELQEELQAEFQVELQAFRTRISEERFEPEIEPEPQCPEAPE; encoded by the coding sequence ATGCGGACCAAGATGCGCATCATGGGCTTCCATGCTGAGGCCATCAAGCCACTGAATGAGGAGGCAGCAGCGGAGCTGGGTGCAAACCTGCTAGGCGAAGCCATCATCTTCGCCACTGCGGGCAGCTGTCTACTGCTGGAGTTCTGGCGCCAGAAGTCATCTAAACGCCGCAAGGAAGTGGCGCGCGTGGCCACAGTGCTGTCGCTGCGGGAGGATGTGGACCACCTGGAGGACGTGCTGGATGAattgcaggtgcaggtgcaggcaGCATTGCCCAGGAACGCACTGGATGAACTGCGGGCGGAGCTGCGGGCAGAGCTGCGGGCAGAGTTGCGAGCAGAGCTGCGAGCCGAGCTGCAGGAGGAGCTGCAGGCGGAGTTTCAAGTGGAGCTGCAGGCATTCAGAACCCGGATCAGTGAAGAGCGCTTTGAGCCAGAGATCGAGCCTGAACCCCAGTGCCCTGAGGCCCCCGAGTAG